The following proteins come from a genomic window of Rutidosis leptorrhynchoides isolate AG116_Rl617_1_P2 chromosome 10, CSIRO_AGI_Rlap_v1, whole genome shotgun sequence:
- the LOC139870666 gene encoding uncharacterized protein: MGIDFCNSFKKTVGNGKNTIFWKEPWLCDMPLEAKFSRLFRAESTPTATVADRLQWMNSASKWTWSWTRQLRGRTLAEFDTLMHLLDGYEFKVDNMDRWSWSMVSNGHFTTKVLSDALQSKILPSNTSGIETLRNNLVPKKVGIFVWRALKGRLPVLFELDKRGIDLHSIRCSLGDDDTETIQHSLFHCSKNVEIWERVQNWCGIKTTNLDLSCAFRGESSSQMSGEGVKVWQAVEWTCGYLIWKNMNQKVFKNVCWTPPVALNEIQVKSYEWISKRCKTVKIDWHNWLINPQKFFV; encoded by the coding sequence ATGGGGATTGATTTTTGCAACTCTTTCAAGAAAACTGTTGGGAATGGCAAGAACACTATCTTTTGGAAGGAACCTTGGCTTTGTGATATGCCTCTCGAGGCGAAATTCAGTAGACTTTTCAGGGCGGAATCGACACCAACTGCCACGGTTGCTGATCGACTTCAATGGATGAACTCGGCATCAAAGTGGACGTGGAGCTGGACGCGACAACTAAGGGGCAGAACCTTGGCTGAATTCGATACCCTTATGCACCTGTTGGACGGATATGAATTTAAGGTAGACAATATGGATCGATGGTCTTGGAGCATGGTTTCAAATGGTCATTTTACTACAAAAGTGTTGTCTGATGCATTACAAAGCAAGATTCTACCATCGAACACTTCGGGTATTGAGACGTTACGAAACAATTTAGTTCCAAAAAAAGTGGGAATTTTCGTGTGGAGGGCCTTGAAGGGTAGATTACCCGTTTTGTTTGAACTTGACAAACGGGGAATCGATCTTCACTCTATACGTTGTTCCTTAGGTGATGATGACACCGAAACAATTCAACATTCCCTATTTCATTGCTCAAAAAACGTTGAGATATGGGAAAGGGTACAAAATTGGTGTGGGATAAAAACAACAAACTTGGATCTATCTTGTGCGTTTAGAGGAGAATCTTCAAGTCAAATGTCGGGTGAGGGTGTAAAGGTGTGGCAAGCGGTGGAGTGGACATGCGGTTACCTTATTTGGAAAAACATGAATCAAAAAGTTTTTAAGAATGTGTGTTGGACTCCTCCGGTTGCGCTTAATGAAATTCAAGTAAAAAGTTACGAATGGATTTCGAAGAGATGCAAGACCGTGAAGATTGATTGGCACAATTGGTTGATTAATCCGCAAAAGTTTTTTGTGTAA
- the LOC139870667 gene encoding putative receptor-like protein kinase At5g39000 → MSSTVEIPLHEIKLATNNFAREFLIAAGGFGKVYRVKTENYGVIAVKRLDTKHGQGDKQFKTEVILLSKLEHINIVSLVGYCDEDGEKILVYKFQSNGSLDRHLKNKDLSLIQRLRICLGAAQGLNYLHDDVGPHERILHRDIKSSNILLDENWNAKVSDFGLARIGPANMRTTAVISNPCGTPGYIDPEYFVHGHLTKESDVYSFGIVLFEVLCGRPASDETYKGKDYREFLKVLVERHYERQTLEEIVYFALRDQIKEVSLLTFSNLAIQCLLRHGHQRPTMKEVVEKLNKALDNQLLARIEDDDNDFDAVHKEQSG, encoded by the exons ATGTCATCCACAGTTGAAATCCCTCTCCATGAAATAAAATTAGCAACTAACAATTTTGCGAGGGAATTTCTTATCGCAGCTGGTGGATTTGGAAAGGTATATCGAGTCAAAACTGAAAATTATGGCGTTATCGCCGTAAAGCGGTTGGACACAAAACACGGCCAAGGTGACAAACAGTTTAAAACAGAGGTTATCTTGCTTTCAAAACTTGAACATATAAACATTGTATCTCTTGTTGGGTATTGTGATGAAGATGGAGAGAAGATACTAGTTTATAAGTTTCAAAGCAATGGTAGTCTTGACAGACATTTAAAGAACAAAGATTTAAGCTTGATCCAACGTCTTCGGATCTGTTTAGGTGCTGCTCAGGGGTTAAACTACCTTCATGATGACGTCGGACCTCATGAGAGAATTCTACATCGCGATATCAAGAGTTCAAACATTTTACTCGATGAGAATTGGAACGCTAAAGTTTCTGATTTTGGATTGGCACGAATAGGCCCTGCGAATATGCGGACTACCGCTGTCATCTCCAATCCTTGTGGGACCCCTGGATATATTGATCCTGAATATTTTGTTCATGGTCATTTAACAAAAGAATCTGATGTGTATTCTTTTGGGATTGTATTATTTGAAGTTCTATGTGGAAGGCCGGCAAGTGATGAAACTTACAAGGGCAAGGACTATCGTGAATTTTTAAAAGTTCTGGTTGAAAGACATTATGAAAGGCAAACATTAGAAGAGATTGTTTACTTCGCTCTACGAGATCAAATAAAAGAAGTTTCATTACTTACGTTTTCAAATCTCGCCATTCAATGTTTGCTGCGCCATGGGCACCAACGTCCAACAATGAAGGAggtcgttgaaaagctaaacaaAGCTCTTGATAATCAGTTGCTA GCCCGAATTGAGGATGATGACAATGACTTTGATGCTGTTCACAAAGAACAATCAGG gtga